One window of Medicago truncatula cultivar Jemalong A17 chromosome 2, MtrunA17r5.0-ANR, whole genome shotgun sequence genomic DNA carries:
- the LOC120578345 gene encoding uncharacterized protein, with protein MKLYIATSDGTIGSMLAQEDEYGTERAIYYLSRVLNDVETRYHPSEKLCLCLFFSCTKLKHYIKPFDVYVYSHFDIIKHMLSKPILHSRVGKWALALTEYSLTYQSLKAIKGQIVADFIVEHSVSEVLTTEIDNHPWYLYFDGSSHKNGTGIGIVIISPKDHTFEYMFRINQFCSNNEAEYEALITGLEIALELGARYIEIKGDSELVLKQMTKEYRCVKESLVTYHAIASRLLKQFTHVGIRHVPRMENQHANDLAQKASGYKVPKEQMQEPIEIRNRRNSIESFSGESLTPKLGGTRASQKSIKGTNFVEIFVINDLNENDWRKPIVDYLENPNGATPRKVKYRALSYVIMGNELFKKTSEGVLLKCLGETDAYLAVSNTHDGACGTHQAGHKMKWLLFRQGLYWPTMLKDCIEFAKGCQGCQKYAGIQRVPASELHAIIKPWPFRGWALDVIGEIKPTSSKGYRYILVGIDYFTKWIEAIPLKDVTQEEVISFIQKFIIYRFAIPETIITDQGSVFTGRKMVKFAEDTGFKLLTSTPYYA; from the coding sequence ATGAAGTTATATATAGCAACGTCAGATGGCACCATCGGAAGCATGCTAGCACAAGAGGATGAATATGGCACAGAAAGGGCCATTTACTATTTAAGTCGAGTACTTAATGATGTTGAAACAAGATATCATCCTAGTGAAAaactttgtttgtgtttattcttCTCATGTACAAAACTTAAGCATTATATAAAGCCTTTTGACGTTTATGTGTATTCCcattttgatatcattaaacATATGCTGTCAAAACCAATTTTACATAGCCGAGTCGGGAAATGGGCTTTGGCACTGACAGAGTATTCATTGACTTATCAATCATTAAAAGCTATCAAAGGCCAAATTGTGGCCGATTTCATTGTAGAGCATTCAGTGAGCGAGGTTTTGACAACTGAAATAGACAACCACCCATGGTATTTATATTTCGATGGTTCTAGTCATAAAAATGGTACTGGCATAGGGATAGTCATAATCTCGCCTAAAGATCATACATTTGAATACATGTTTCGAATTAATCAATTTTGCTCTAACAACGAGGCCGAATACGAAGCCTTAATTACAGGTCTAGAAATTGCACTCGAACTGGGGGCAAGATACATCGAAATCAAAGGAGATTCTGAACTGGTCCTCAAACAGATGACAAAAGAATATAGGTGCGTTAAAGAAAGTTTGGTCACCTATCATGCAATAGCCAGCAGGTTGCTAAAACAATTTACCCATGTGGGCATTCGGCACGTACCTCGAATGGAGAACCAACATGCAAATGATCTAGCACAGAAGGCTTCCGGATACAAAGTCCCTAAGGAACAGATGCAAGAGCCAATAGAAATCAGAAACAGGAGAAATTCGATAGAGTCTTTTTCTGGCGAATCGTTAACGCCAAAACTTGGGGGGACCAGAGCAAGCCAAAAGTCCATAAAAGGTACGAATTTTGtcgaaatttttgtcattaacgatttaaatgaaaatgattggcGAAAGCCCATAGTAGATTATCTGGAAAATCCAAATGGAGCCACCCCTCGAAAAGTGAAATACAGAGCCTTGAGCTATGTAATAATGGGTAATGAACTATTCAAAAAGACTTCAGAAGGAGTTTTATTGAAATGCCTAGGGGAAACAGATGCGTATTTGGCTGTCTCTAATACTCATGATGGAGCATGCGGGACACACCAAGCAGGCCACAAAATGAAATGGCTCTTGTTTCGACAAGGTTTGTATTGGCCAACTATGCTCAAAGACTGCATAGAATTCGCAAAAGGATGCCAAGGATGCCAAAAATACGCTGGAATTCAACGCGTCCCAGCAAGTGAACTCCATGCGATAATCAAACCTTGGCCATTTAGAGGATGGGCTTTAGATGTAATAGGGGAAATTAAACCCACTTCATCGAAAGGATACAGATATATCTTAGTTGGAAtagattattttacaaaatggatAGAAGCAATTCCCTTAAAAGATGTTACTCAAGAGGAAGTTATAAGCTTTATCCAAAAGTTCATCATCTATAGGTTTGCTATTCCAGAAACCATAATCACAGACCAAGGATCCGTATTTACTGGTCGAAAGATGGTGAAATTTGCCGAAGATACAGGCTTTAAATTGCTAACTTCGACACCATACTATGCGTAA